TTCGTATTGAAGCGATTAAATCAATCGCCCTTATTgttgaattcctttttcgttATGGTAGCAGAGTGTGGTTTTTATCGATTCGACCAACAACCAGCCATccaaatttcgaattgattAACGAAGTTGAATCATCAATAATTACTTTTTCCATGACCATAAAATCGAACATGTAGTCATTTCCAATCAGGAGTTCAGGTacaagatttttatcaacttcagcGAGCTTGAATTTCTTGAATCTGGAATCTAACTTAATATCGTGGTGATTTATTCCATTAATAATTTTAGGTATCGTATTtgcagtgatttttattttttcaccatcatttgtaaaaatatctaaaCTAACGACCttggttgaaatttctcgaGGAGCTTCGGAACAAATCGTAGAAATTCTAATCGTTTCATAATGAAGAggcttcaattttaatttatcggCCAACCTCGTAGTAATGTACGATCTTCTTGAACCGCTATCCAGAATTGAGGTAACTTTCTGAACACGACTTTCATTACCAACGTTGATTGTGGCTGCTAACAGGTTACCTTCTTGATCTTTCATTAGTAAAGATTCAGTTGGTTCAGGATTACtaacttcttttgaaaataatttaatacataAACTACGATGATGACTACGACGTTTCTTACAATGTACACATGGTTTGTTTACCGTACAGTCTTTAGCGAGATGACCAGGATTCAAACAAATGATGCAACGACCATTCAATTTCTTTCTTCGGTCTTCCAATGTCGTTATTTTGCTGCATTCATCGGAATAATGTGACGTTTCACCGcaatagatacattttttactCGGTTTTCTATCACCAGTTATCAAGCTCTCTGtagtacctttgaaaaaatcttttttattaGGATTATTATCGGATGACTCACTCCAATTTGTACCACAATATTGCTCTTGTTTCCATATCAATTCGCCAACTTTCTGCCTCAATTCGGATAAATCGTTACTTGCAACATCCAAATCGGCTTTCATAATTATATCAAATGGAAACTTCTTCATAATCATCGAGTACAGTATGGtgttgttttgaatattttcacctACACCTTCTAAAGCATGTAAATTCGATTCAATATTATCGTAagtatttcgcaaatttttagtccatttgttactttttggaattttcgttaaattatcgtataataaatcaattaatttctttttattaccaaacttcttttttaccatttcgtATGCGATTGGATAGTTTGCAGCAGTGGTACCCATACCTTTCAACAATAATTCAGCTTCGCCTACCAGGTTATTTCTCAAGTACGTAAATTTATCAGTTGCTTCTAAATCAGTATTATGTACAGCTGAGTTGAATGAAGACCAAAACGATTCGAATTCAAGTAGATTACCACCATATTTCTTCAACTCCAACTTTGGTAACTTAATCGTAGCTTTTGAAGAAGAACAACAACTACCGCTACCACCAGATTCAGTTGTACACTGTCTTTTAAAACCTGGAACAGCACTGCTattagagaatttttcgataCTGCTTTCTAATTTACCTTTAATGGCGATGTAGTCATCTTCGAATTTTTCTATGAAAGGGTCCAGATCCGGAACTTCGAAGTTGTCGAATTCGTCAAGTAAAGCaagataatttttatatataTCTTCGACCATTGTCAATTTCACTTTAACTTCGTTAAAATCTGCCGTCGCCAGCTTCTCACTTACGTATGACATACTTCTAGTCAGTGAAGAACGAAGTCTGGACTTTCGGGTGGATAACGCTTTTAGCTTTTCGGCATTTTCGCTAACatcgtaatttttctcgtttatacttattattttaaatttaaaaattcgttttttttttttttttcgtcgggagtgtcgcggattcgcggttattaattatatttggctatgtttttgttatatttaaagttcgcgatctcgataatattcggctgctaggtttgttatcttgaagattcaaaagtttttgttattgtttttattcgaaaataaatagagtACGAAAAGGGTTCGTATTGAAGCGATTAAATCAATCGCCCTTATTgttgaattcctttttcgttAAAGGCCCCACATGGTTGAAAGAGATGGAAGTTGCTTGGCCAAAGGCaatgaatttacaatttgaatccgaacctgaacctgaaccagAACCAGTACTTATCTCCAATAATACAGCTGTAATTCAGCCTCCTTTTAAAATCGATTGTACTCAATTTAAAACCCTCAACTATCTACTTGATGCAACGTTAAGCtacatgaaaaatgtcaatccGAATAATATTGTTCAGAAAACCGAAGAAGCTTTCAACCAGTGGATTATGTatatccaaaacaaaaattatcctgaTATTTCGCAACCTAATCCGCTTGGTTTAAAACgtgattctcaaaatattatacgTTGTCATGGACGCCTGGTTGAATCATGTCTCGACGATAATGCAAAGTTTCCAATACTTCTACCTGAGAAAGAATACTTCACTCacttattaattgaaaaaattcatatcgatAACTATCATGTTGGCGTTTCGCATACTCTCtctgaattgagaaaaaatttctggattccAAAAGGCAGATCGACGGTGTACtacgttctaaaaaaatgtgCTAACTGCAAATACTACGATGGTGGTCCATATAAATATCCTGCAATTCCTCCGTTACCTGAATTTCGTGTAAATCAAAGCAGTCCGTTTTCCTGTTGTGGTATCGACACATTTGGTCCTTTATACGTCAGTGATAACTCAGTccagaaaaaagtatttgttagtatttttgtttgtatgaTTACGCGTGCGATTCACTTAGAACTTTTAGAGAATATGACCACTCAAGAATTCCTACTcgcttttcgtaattttatagcATTACGCACAATTCCAAAATTCGTAATAAGTGACAACGCGCCacaatttaaaataaccaaatcagcttttgaaaatctttggcaacaaataatttctgataatgatgtaacagatttttgtaaaaataatttgatagaATGGAAACTGTTGCCTGAATATGCCCCGTGGCATGGCGGTTTTTACAAAAGATTAATCGGTATAGTGAAAATGTCgctaaagaaaacaatttttaattgtataatAACAGAAAATCAATTGAGAACCGTGTTGTATGAAGTAACTTCTGTTATTAATTCGCGTCCTATTGTTTATGTAGGTGAAAATGATAGTAATGTATTAACACCTAATGATTTGATGAAtaccaaattcgattttattccgGATATTGATaatgttaaaaatattaaacgtgATGTAATCGTAAATTTATGGAAAAGATCTAACgatattattaatcaattttg
This region of Planococcus citri chromosome 5, ihPlaCitr1.1, whole genome shotgun sequence genomic DNA includes:
- the LOC135847486 gene encoding uncharacterized protein LOC135847486 isoform X1; this encodes MSYVSEKLATADFNEVKVKLTMVEDIYKNYLALLDEFDNFEVPDLDPFIEKFEDDYIAIKGKLESSIEKFSNSSAVPGFKRQCTTESGGSGSCCSSSKATIKLPKLELKKYGGNLLEFESFWSSFNSAVHNTDLEATDKFTYLRNNLVGEAELLLKGMGTTAANYPIAYEMVKKKFGNKKKLIDLLYDNLTKIPKSNKWTKNLRNTYDNIESNLHALEGVGENIQNNTILYSMIMKKFPFDIIMKADLDVASNDLSELRQKVGELIWKQEQYCGTTESLITGDRKPSKKCIYCGETSHYSDECSKITTLEDRRKKLNGRCIICLNPGHLAKDCTVNKPCVHCKKRRSHHRSLCIKLFSKEVSNPEPTESLLMKDQEGNLLAATINVGNESRVQKVTSILDSGSRRSYITTRLADKLKLKPLHYETIRISTICSEAPREISTKIPDSRNSSSLKLIKILYLNS
- the LOC135847486 gene encoding uncharacterized protein LOC135847486 isoform X2; the encoded protein is MSYVSEKLATADFNEVKVKLTMVEDIYKNYLALLDEFDNFEVPDLDPFIEKFEDDYIAIKGKLESSIEKFSNSSAVPGFKRQCTTESGGSGSCCSSSKATIKLPKLELKKYGGNLLEFESFWSSFNSAVHNTDLEATDKFTYLRNNLVGEAELLLKGMGTTAANYPIAYEMVKKKFGNKKKLIDLLYDNLTKIPKSNKWTKNLRNTYDNIESNLHALEGVGENIQNNTILYSMIMKKFPFDIIMKADLDVASNDLSELRQKVGELIWKQEQYCGTTESLITGDRKPSKKCIYCGETSHYSDECSKITTLEDRRKKLNGRCIICLNPGHLAKDCTKLVILNQLNLY
- the LOC135847486 gene encoding uncharacterized protein LOC135847486 isoform X3: MSYVSEKLATADFNEVKVKLTMVEDIYKNYLALLDEFDNFEVPDLDPFIEKFEDDYIAIKGKLESSIEKFSNSSAVPGFKRQCTTESGGSGSCCSSSKATIKLPKLELKKYGGNLLEFESFWSSFNSAVHNTDLEATDKFTYLRNNLVGEAELLLKGMGTTAANYPIAYEMVKKKFGNKKKLIDLLYDNLTKIPKSNKWTKNLRNTYDNIESNLHALEGVGENIQNNTILYSMIMKKFPFDIIMKADLDVASNDLSELRQKVGELIWKQEQYCGTTESLITGDRKPSKKCIYCGETSHYSDECSKITTLEDRRKKLNGRCIICLNPGHLAKD
- the LOC135848400 gene encoding uncharacterized protein LOC135848400, giving the protein MNLQFESEPEPEPEPVLISNNTAVIQPPFKIDCTQFKTLNYLLDATLSYMKNVNPNNIVQKTEEAFNQWIMYIQNKNYPDISQPNPLGLKRDSQNIIRCHGRLVESCLDDNAKFPILLPEKEYFTHLLIEKIHIDNYHVGVSHTLSELRKNFWIPKGRSTVYYVLKKCANCKYYDGGPYKYPAIPPLPEFRVNQSSPFSCCGIDTFGPLYVSDNSVQKKVFVSIFVCMITRAIHLELLENMTTQEFLLAFRNFIALRTIPKFVISDNAPQFKITKSAFENLWQQIISDNDVTDFCKNNLIEWKLLPEYAPWHGGFYKRLIGIVKMSLKKTIFNCIITENQLRTVLYEVTSVINSRPIVYVGENDSNVLTPNDLMNTKFDFIPDIDNVKNIKRDVIVNLWKRSNDIINQFWNVWKFQYLTSLRERNISIKQKKNVVDLVPKVGDIVLIEGDKKFCPRGEWKVGKVINVNVSSDSNVRSAIVETKNSKLTRPINKLYPLETS